The Paracoccus seriniphilus genome includes a window with the following:
- a CDS encoding ABC transporter permease, protein MSDVATLNKRGLAARFWDLLGKRPELFTLTLVLLTIMVVAIANPAFLSMNNLFDILRASVVPGIFAMGVLVVLAAGGIDVSFTAIAALVMYSLTMLATNSFPGMPLWVMLPAAAIGGAVLGLGNGLLVHVLRAPSLIVTIGTQYIIRSFLLTFVGTALFMNIPAALDGFGRASLITHHGATGMTSSLPATVLVLLAVALATWLILQRTLMGRAVFAAGGNPDIAARLGFNLFHVRLFVFAWAGMLAGIAGIVHVSSNRLANPFDLAGMELEIIAAVVLGGARITGGSGTVIGTLLGVLLITLVSNVLVFVGIPSTLQRTIIGAFILLAGTAFALRNRS, encoded by the coding sequence AACGCCCCGAGCTGTTCACCCTGACGCTGGTTCTGCTGACCATCATGGTTGTCGCAATCGCCAATCCGGCCTTCCTGTCGATGAACAACCTGTTCGACATCCTGCGGGCCTCGGTCGTGCCGGGGATATTCGCCATGGGCGTGCTGGTGGTTCTGGCCGCAGGTGGCATTGATGTCAGCTTCACGGCCATTGCCGCCCTTGTCATGTATTCGCTGACCATGCTGGCCACGAACAGCTTTCCCGGCATGCCTCTTTGGGTGATGCTGCCCGCAGCTGCCATCGGTGGCGCGGTGCTGGGGCTGGGCAATGGCCTGCTGGTGCATGTCCTGCGCGCGCCCTCGCTGATCGTGACCATCGGCACGCAATATATCATCCGTAGCTTTCTGCTGACCTTCGTGGGCACGGCGCTGTTCATGAATATCCCTGCCGCCCTGGACGGGTTCGGCAGGGCATCGCTGATCACGCATCACGGCGCGACCGGCATGACCTCCAGCCTGCCTGCTACGGTTCTGGTCCTGCTGGCCGTGGCGCTTGCGACCTGGCTCATCCTGCAGCGGACCCTGATGGGGCGCGCCGTGTTTGCAGCAGGCGGCAATCCCGACATCGCGGCAAGGCTGGGCTTCAACCTGTTTCATGTCCGGCTGTTCGTCTTTGCCTGGGCCGGGATGCTGGCCGGGATCGCGGGCATCGTGCATGTCTCATCGAACCGGCTGGCAAACCCCTTCGACCTTGCGGGGATGGAGCTTGAAATCATCGCAGCCGTCGTATTGGGGGGCGCACGGATCACCGGTGGCTCGGGCACCGTGATCGGAACCCTGCTTGGCGTGCTGCTGATCACGCTGGTCAGCAATGTGCTGGTCTTCGTGGGTATTCCCAGCACCCTTCAGCGCACCATCATCGGAGCATTCATCCTGTTGGCGGGCACGGCCTTCGCCCTGCGCAACCGCAGCTGA
- a CDS encoding carbohydrate kinase family protein — MQHDVSVIGLYILDILGHPVDHIPPGGEVDFIDQIRLTVAGTAGGTVVDLAKLGLHCMAVGAVGDDEKADFVLDSLNRHGVDTQQMQRLTGVPTSASILNIRRNGDRPALHQRGASDHFDLADDALEAVLAAPIIHLGGTGLLAKLDGAPSARLLAEAKRRGRTVTFDLLGANDGTIDLLTDLFPHIDYFMPSIEEARLISGASSIDATAAFFIDKGVRQCVFTLGGEGACFIDHKGEKLLQPAFDIQVVDTTGCGDAFDAGFITALHHKMDLTTALGFAQASAALVATGLGSDAGITSFKDTLAFMNTTNRLPAAG; from the coding sequence ATGCAACACGACGTCTCTGTCATCGGCCTGTATATTCTTGATATCCTTGGGCATCCGGTCGATCATATTCCGCCCGGAGGCGAGGTGGATTTCATCGATCAGATCCGTCTGACCGTCGCGGGCACCGCAGGCGGCACCGTGGTCGACCTGGCGAAACTGGGCCTGCATTGCATGGCCGTCGGCGCGGTGGGGGACGACGAAAAGGCCGATTTCGTTCTGGATTCACTGAACCGCCATGGCGTCGATACCCAGCAGATGCAAAGACTGACGGGCGTGCCGACATCAGCGTCGATCCTGAACATCCGCCGCAATGGCGACCGCCCCGCCCTGCATCAGCGCGGCGCATCCGATCATTTCGATCTGGCCGACGACGCGCTGGAAGCGGTTCTGGCAGCGCCGATCATCCATCTTGGCGGCACCGGGTTGCTGGCGAAACTTGACGGAGCGCCAAGCGCGCGGCTGCTGGCCGAGGCCAAAAGACGCGGTCGGACCGTGACCTTCGATCTGTTGGGGGCCAATGACGGAACAATCGACCTGCTGACCGACCTTTTTCCTCATATCGATTATTTCATGCCCTCCATCGAGGAAGCGCGGTTGATCTCGGGCGCCAGCAGCATCGATGCCACAGCGGCCTTCTTTATCGACAAGGGCGTGCGCCAATGTGTTTTCACGCTTGGCGGCGAGGGTGCCTGCTTCATCGACCACAAGGGGGAAAAGCTGCTCCAACCCGCCTTTGACATTCAGGTCGTCGACACGACCGGTTGCGGCGACGCATTCGACGCGGGCTTCATCACGGCACTTCATCACAAGATGGACCTGACCACGGCGCTCGGTTTCGCGCAGGCCTCGGCGGCACTGGTGGCTACCGGCCTGGGATCGGATGCGGGCATCACCTCGTTCAAGGATACACTGGCCTTCATGAACACGACCAACCGGCTGCCGGCTGCTGGCTGA
- the bluB gene encoding 5,6-dimethylbenzimidazole synthase has product MPPEISAEQVVPQPARSFDERERQALYDIINARRDVRNEFRPDPIDPAALRRILAAAHAAPSVGFMQPWDFLLIRDPKRRADIHAAFLRANAEAEDMFEGDRKALYRSLKLEGILTSPLNICVTCDRTRGGKVVLGRTHNSNMDLYSTVCAVQNLWLAARAEGIGIGWVSIFRPQDLRDLLGIPDHVEIVAYLCAGHVDELYPRPELEARGWRQRLDLDSVIHEDCWPGQ; this is encoded by the coding sequence ATGCCCCCAGAGATTTCTGCAGAACAGGTCGTTCCCCAGCCCGCCCGTTCCTTTGACGAACGGGAACGCCAGGCCCTTTACGATATCATCAACGCCCGCCGCGACGTTCGCAACGAGTTCCGGCCCGATCCGATCGATCCCGCCGCCCTTCGGCGCATTCTTGCGGCCGCGCATGCCGCGCCATCTGTCGGTTTCATGCAGCCATGGGATTTCCTGCTGATTCGCGACCCGAAACGGCGCGCCGATATCCATGCAGCCTTCCTTCGCGCCAATGCCGAAGCCGAAGACATGTTCGAAGGAGACCGCAAGGCGCTTTACCGGTCCCTGAAGCTCGAAGGAATCCTGACTTCGCCGTTGAACATCTGTGTGACCTGCGACCGGACCCGTGGCGGAAAGGTGGTTCTGGGGCGCACCCATAACAGCAACATGGATCTCTATTCGACGGTCTGCGCTGTCCAGAACCTCTGGCTGGCCGCCCGCGCGGAAGGAATCGGAATTGGCTGGGTTTCGATCTTTCGACCCCAGGACCTTCGCGACCTGCTTGGCATTCCCGACCATGTGGAAATCGTGGCCTATCTTTGCGCGGGCCATGTCGACGAACTCTACCCCAGGCCCGAGTTGGAAGCCCGGGGCTGGCGCCAGAGGCTGGATCTTGACAGCGTGATCCACGAGGATTGCTGGCCGGGGCAATAG
- the queC gene encoding 7-cyano-7-deazaguanine synthase QueC produces MKTLVICSGGLDSVSLAHITANEHQLTRLVSFDYGQRHRKELGFAQAAAARLGVPFHLIDMRGIGAALSGSALTDEIDVPDGHYAEETMRITVVPNRNAIMLSIGFGIAAAQGDEAVATAVHGGDHFIYPDCRPGFTRAFEAMQQAALQGYADVRLHTPFVRESKAEIVRQGAAHGTPFAETWSCYKGGEIHCGRCGTCVERREAFHLAGVSDPTPYADPDYWITALTTRENG; encoded by the coding sequence ATGAAAACACTTGTCATCTGCTCGGGCGGACTCGATTCCGTGTCGCTTGCGCATATTACCGCCAATGAGCATCAACTCACACGGCTTGTCTCGTTCGATTATGGTCAGCGCCACCGCAAGGAGCTTGGCTTCGCCCAGGCGGCGGCCGCGCGGTTGGGCGTGCCCTTTCACCTGATCGACATGCGCGGCATCGGTGCGGCGCTGTCGGGTTCGGCCCTGACCGACGAAATCGACGTTCCTGATGGGCATTATGCCGAGGAAACGATGCGCATTACCGTCGTGCCCAACCGCAATGCCATCATGCTGTCGATCGGCTTTGGCATCGCGGCGGCGCAGGGTGACGAGGCCGTGGCGACGGCGGTGCATGGCGGCGATCACTTCATCTATCCCGATTGCCGCCCCGGCTTCACCCGCGCCTTCGAGGCGATGCAGCAGGCCGCCCTGCAAGGCTATGCCGATGTGCGGCTGCACACGCCTTTCGTCAGGGAAAGCAAGGCCGAAATCGTCCGCCAGGGCGCGGCGCATGGCACGCCATTTGCCGAGACATGGTCCTGCTACAAGGGCGGCGAAATCCACTGCGGCCGCTGCGGCACCTGTGTCGAGCGACGCGAGGCCTTCCATCTGGCCGGGGTCAGCGACCCGACGCCCTATGCCGATCCCGACTACTGGATCACGGCGCTTACCACGCGGGAGAACGGCTGA
- the queD gene encoding 6-carboxytetrahydropterin synthase QueD yields the protein MFRIRKEFHFSASHRLSHLPDDHQCARLHGHNYIVVVELAAKALNPDGFVRDYHDLKPLKTHIDDHFDHRHLNDVLEGPSTAENLARHFFDWCAARWPETSAVLVSETPKTWAEYRP from the coding sequence ATGTTCCGTATTCGCAAGGAGTTCCATTTCTCGGCCAGCCATCGCCTGAGCCATCTGCCCGACGACCATCAATGCGCGCGGCTGCATGGACACAATTACATCGTCGTGGTCGAACTGGCCGCAAAGGCGCTGAACCCGGATGGCTTCGTGCGCGATTATCACGACCTCAAGCCGCTCAAGACCCATATCGATGATCATTTCGATCACCGGCATCTGAACGATGTGCTTGAAGGCCCCTCGACCGCCGAGAACCTGGCGAGACACTTCTTTGACTGGTGCGCCGCGCGCTGGCCTGAGACCAGCGCCGTATTGGTCAGCGAGACCCCCAAGACATGGGCGGAATACCGGCCATGA
- the queE gene encoding 7-carboxy-7-deazaguanine synthase QueE, translated as MTLRIAEIFGPTIQGEGALIGEPTVFVRAGGCDYRCSWCDSLHAVESKYRHDWAKMTTETVWKKVRELSRDRPLTVSLSGGNPAIQDFGPLISMGKAANYRFACETQGSIARQWFAQLDTLVLSPKPPSSGERVDWDAFDACRDIGRKARQQVLKIVIFDEVDYQWAREVHARHSDLALFLQPGNPVVDPDIAVDPQSLADRLGWLTEMAMTDGWFAPRILPQLHVLIWGNKRGV; from the coding sequence ATGACCCTGCGCATCGCCGAGATTTTCGGCCCCACCATCCAAGGCGAAGGCGCGCTGATCGGGGAACCCACCGTCTTTGTCCGCGCGGGGGGCTGTGACTATCGCTGCAGTTGGTGCGACAGCCTTCATGCGGTAGAAAGCAAATACCGCCATGACTGGGCGAAGATGACGACCGAGACCGTCTGGAAGAAGGTGCGCGAACTTTCGCGCGACCGGCCGCTGACGGTTTCGCTGTCCGGGGGCAACCCGGCCATACAGGACTTTGGCCCGTTGATCAGCATGGGCAAGGCGGCAAACTATCGTTTCGCCTGCGAGACTCAGGGTTCTATCGCGCGCCAATGGTTTGCCCAGCTTGATACGCTGGTGCTGTCTCCGAAACCGCCATCGAGCGGTGAGCGGGTGGATTGGGACGCCTTTGACGCCTGCCGTGACATTGGCCGCAAGGCGCGTCAGCAGGTGTTGAAGATCGTGATCTTTGACGAGGTCGATTACCAATGGGCGCGAGAGGTTCACGCCAGGCACAGCGATCTTGCCCTGTTTCTGCAGCCCGGCAACCCCGTGGTCGACCCCGATATCGCTGTCGACCCGCAATCGCTGGCCGATCGCCTTGGCTGGCTGACCGAAATGGCGATGACCGATGGATGGTTCGCCCCGCGTATTCTGCCGCAACTGCATGTCCTGATCTGGGGCAACAAGCGCGGCGTCTGA
- the queF gene encoding preQ(1) synthase, whose product MTKDIYRNLRQLGGETRIPASPAEAELERVPNPQADVAYNVRFTAPEFTSLCPMTGQPDFAHLVIDYVPGPWLVESKSLKLFLTSFRNHGAFHEDCTISIARRLADFLEPQWLRIGGYWYPRGGIPIDVFWQTGPMPEAVWIPDQGVPPYRGRG is encoded by the coding sequence ATGACCAAAGACATCTATCGCAATCTCAGGCAACTTGGCGGCGAAACCCGCATCCCCGCCAGCCCCGCCGAGGCGGAACTGGAGCGCGTTCCCAACCCGCAGGCGGATGTGGCCTATAACGTGCGCTTCACCGCGCCCGAGTTCACCTCGCTCTGCCCGATGACCGGCCAGCCGGATTTTGCCCATCTGGTGATCGACTATGTGCCCGGTCCGTGGCTGGTCGAATCGAAATCGCTCAAGCTTTTCCTGACATCCTTTCGCAATCACGGTGCCTTTCACGAGGATTGCACGATATCGATTGCGCGGCGGCTGGCCGATTTCCTTGAGCCACAATGGTTGCGCATCGGCGGCTATTGGTATCCGCGCGGCGGCATTCCCATCGACGTCTTCTGGCAGACCGGCCCCATGCCCGAAGCCGTCTGGATACCCGACCAGGGCGTTCCGCCATATCGGGGGCGCGGCTGA
- the yghX gene encoding YghX family hydrolase: MTAKDFAPELLELYDFYAHGMITKREFLDRAGKFAIGGLTAATILSMMSPNYAMAEQVSFNDPDIKAEWISYPSPNGHGEMRAYLVRPTNAPQAPAVVVVHENRGLNPYIQDVARRVAKAGFIAMAPDGLTPMGGYPGNDEEGRALQQQVDPTKLMNDFFAAVEFMMAHPDLSGKVGITGFCYGGGVANAAAVAYPELGAAVPFYGRQPDAKDVARIQAPLLIHYAGLDERVNAGWPAYQEALDANGKTYEAYIYEGVNHGFHNDSTPRYDEAAAELAWSRTIDWFKRHLA, translated from the coding sequence ATGACAGCGAAGGATTTCGCACCGGAACTGCTGGAACTTTACGATTTCTACGCCCATGGCATGATCACCAAGCGGGAATTTCTTGACCGCGCGGGGAAATTCGCGATCGGCGGGCTGACGGCGGCGACGATCCTGTCGATGATGAGCCCCAATTACGCCATGGCCGAGCAGGTCAGTTTCAACGATCCCGACATCAAGGCCGAATGGATCAGCTATCCCTCGCCCAATGGTCACGGCGAGATGCGCGCCTATCTGGTGCGCCCGACGAATGCGCCACAGGCCCCTGCGGTGGTTGTCGTGCACGAAAACCGCGGTCTCAACCCCTATATCCAGGATGTGGCGCGGCGGGTGGCGAAGGCCGGTTTCATCGCCATGGCGCCCGACGGGCTGACGCCGATGGGGGGCTATCCCGGCAATGACGAAGAGGGCCGCGCGCTGCAGCAGCAGGTCGATCCCACCAAGCTGATGAATGATTTCTTTGCCGCCGTCGAGTTCATGATGGCCCATCCCGACCTGTCGGGCAAAGTCGGAATTACCGGCTTCTGCTATGGTGGTGGCGTCGCCAATGCCGCAGCCGTGGCCTATCCCGAACTGGGTGCGGCCGTGCCCTTCTATGGTCGCCAACCCGATGCCAAGGACGTGGCCCGCATACAGGCCCCGTTGCTGATACATTATGCCGGGCTGGACGAGCGTGTGAATGCGGGCTGGCCCGCCTATCAGGAAGCCCTGGATGCAAACGGCAAAACCTACGAGGCCTATATCTATGAAGGCGTCAATCACGGTTTCCACAATGATTCCACGCCGCGCTATGACGAGGCGGCCGCCGAACTTGCCTGGTCGCGCACCATCGACTGGTTCAAGCGCCATCTTGCCTAG
- a CDS encoding SOS response-associated peptidase has translation MCGRFVDPNLRGTELEHSELKIDPIARRFNVKPTQPVLTMGADGIAEYARWWLIPSWFKGNDPREWKATTFNARIEDAASKPSFRGAWKYGRCLIPAAGYYEWTGGKGNKQPHFIRSAGNEENLWFAGLKSLWHDLLTCTIVTRAANDCVAELHGRMPVVLNASEREAWLAGIPDPDIGAGARLTYHPVARFGIKDDGPELIETDEA, from the coding sequence ATGTGTGGACGATTCGTAGACCCAAACCTTCGCGGCACCGAGCTTGAGCACTCCGAGCTGAAGATCGACCCCATTGCGCGACGCTTCAACGTCAAGCCGACGCAGCCCGTCCTGACCATGGGCGCAGATGGGATCGCCGAGTATGCCCGCTGGTGGTTGATACCGTCCTGGTTCAAGGGAAACGATCCCAGGGAATGGAAGGCGACAACCTTCAACGCCCGGATCGAGGATGCCGCCAGCAAGCCCAGCTTTCGCGGCGCCTGGAAATACGGCCGATGCCTGATCCCGGCGGCGGGCTATTACGAATGGACCGGCGGCAAGGGCAACAAGCAGCCTCATTTCATCCGGTCAGCGGGCAACGAGGAGAACCTGTGGTTTGCCGGGTTGAAATCTCTCTGGCACGATCTGCTGACCTGCACGATTGTCACCCGCGCGGCAAATGACTGCGTGGCCGAGCTGCACGGCCGGATGCCAGTTGTCCTGAATGCCTCCGAGCGCGAGGCATGGCTGGCCGGAATCCCCGATCCGGATATTGGAGCAGGGGCGCGGTTGACCTATCATCCGGTTGCCCGTTTCGGCATCAAGGATGACGGCCCCGAGTTGATCGAGACCGACGAGGCCTGA
- a CDS encoding ArsR family transcriptional regulator — translation MENKIPDQLSSLGHPQRLAVFRLLMRRYPDRVPAGEIAIALGVKASTMSSYLSVLMRDNLVQQQRSGTSILYWINMTTVQRLFGYLFNDCCRGRPDLCMPSGTSAAHMPGRRYDVLFICVGNSARSIFAESILRKTAGERFNAYSAGTRPASRLNPFAMQILQDKGHDISVLRSKNISEFSGPDAPHFDFVFTVCDQAANEECPAWEGQPVSGHWGIPDPARATGNDAQKALAFHRAYRALEHRIGLFTALNLERLNRIAIQNSVDDIGRTNPEGQI, via the coding sequence ATGGAAAACAAGATTCCCGACCAGCTGTCCTCCCTTGGCCATCCGCAGCGATTGGCTGTCTTTCGCCTGCTGATGCGCCGTTACCCCGACCGCGTTCCCGCGGGGGAAATCGCCATCGCGCTTGGTGTCAAGGCAAGCACCATGTCCAGCTATCTGTCCGTGCTGATGCGGGACAACCTGGTGCAACAACAACGGTCAGGCACGTCGATCCTGTATTGGATCAACATGACCACGGTTCAACGATTGTTCGGCTATCTGTTCAACGATTGCTGTCGTGGCCGGCCCGACCTCTGCATGCCCTCCGGCACGTCAGCCGCTCACATGCCTGGTCGCAGGTATGACGTTCTCTTCATCTGCGTCGGCAATTCCGCGCGGTCGATCTTTGCCGAGTCGATCCTGCGCAAGACTGCGGGCGAGCGATTCAACGCCTATTCCGCCGGAACCCGACCCGCGTCGCGGCTCAACCCCTTTGCCATGCAGATCCTGCAAGACAAGGGCCACGACATTTCGGTCCTGCGTTCCAAGAACATCTCTGAGTTCTCTGGCCCTGATGCCCCGCATTTCGATTTCGTCTTCACGGTGTGCGATCAGGCCGCCAATGAAGAATGCCCTGCCTGGGAAGGCCAGCCCGTCTCGGGTCATTGGGGAATCCCCGATCCGGCCAGGGCAACCGGGAATGATGCCCAGAAGGCGCTGGCCTTTCACCGGGCCTACCGTGCGCTTGAACATCGCATCGGTCTTTTCACCGCACTCAACCTGGAAAGGTTGAACCGCATCGCCATACAGAATTCGGTCGACGATATCGGCCGCACCAACCCCGAGGGACAAATATGA
- a CDS encoding ArsJ-associated glyceraldehyde-3-phosphate dehydrogenase, which translates to MTTYALNGLGRMGKLALKPLLERGARIAWINDAVGDPEMHAHLLEFDTVHGRWNAAFSHDDESVTIDGTRLPFIGSRAIADLPLDGVDVVIDCTGVFKTEARIAPYFEAGVKKVVVSAPVKDGNAVNIVYGVNNETYDPASHRIVTAASCTTNCLAPVVKVIHETFGIKHGSITTIHDVTNTQTIVDRPAKDLRRARSALNSLIPTTTGSASAITLIYPELKGRLNGHAVRVPLLNASLTDCVFELRRETTAEEVNAAFEAAANGALKGILGYETRPLVSTDYTNDPRSSIIDAPSTMVVNGTQLKVYAWYDNEWGYANRLVDVALMVGASL; encoded by the coding sequence ATGACCACATACGCATTGAACGGCCTTGGCCGTATGGGAAAGCTGGCCCTGAAGCCACTTCTGGAACGCGGGGCCAGGATCGCCTGGATCAACGATGCGGTCGGTGATCCGGAAATGCATGCCCATTTGCTGGAGTTCGACACGGTGCACGGGCGCTGGAACGCCGCCTTTTCGCATGATGACGAAAGCGTCACCATCGACGGCACGCGCCTGCCCTTCATCGGCTCCAGGGCGATTGCCGATCTGCCACTTGATGGTGTCGATGTGGTCATCGACTGCACCGGCGTCTTCAAGACCGAAGCCCGGATCGCGCCCTATTTCGAAGCGGGCGTGAAGAAGGTCGTGGTGTCCGCCCCGGTCAAGGACGGCAACGCGGTCAACATTGTCTACGGCGTCAACAACGAAACCTATGATCCCGCCAGTCATCGTATCGTGACCGCGGCCTCATGCACCACCAACTGCCTTGCCCCTGTGGTAAAGGTCATCCACGAGACTTTCGGCATCAAGCACGGCTCGATCACCACGATTCATGACGTTACCAACACCCAGACCATCGTCGACCGTCCCGCCAAGGACCTGCGGCGTGCCCGCTCGGCCCTGAATTCACTGATCCCGACGACGACCGGATCGGCCAGCGCGATCACGCTGATCTATCCCGAACTGAAGGGGCGATTGAACGGCCATGCCGTCCGGGTTCCGCTGTTGAACGCTTCGCTGACCGACTGCGTCTTCGAACTGCGGCGTGAAACCACGGCAGAGGAGGTCAATGCCGCTTTCGAGGCGGCTGCCAACGGGGCGCTGAAAGGCATCCTTGGCTATGAGACACGCCCGCTGGTCTCGACCGATTATACCAATGATCCGCGCTCTTCGATCATCGACGCGCCTTCGACGATGGTGGTCAATGGCACGCAACTGAAGGTCTATGCCTGGTACGACAATGAATGGGGCTATGCCAACCGGCTGGTCGATGTGGCGCTGATGGTCGGGGCCTCGCTGTGA
- the arsJ gene encoding organoarsenical effux MFS transporter ArsJ, which translates to MRERPEGTSAYIAVTAAYWAFMLTDGALRMLVLLHFHTLGFSPVQLAYLFILYELAGMITNLAAGWIAVRFGLTSTLYAGLGLQVLALLALSQLDPGWSIAASVAFVMSVQGLSGVAKDLAKMSAKSAVKLLAPSGDGGLFRWVAVLTGSKNAVKGIGFLLGAVLLGALGFDWAVLAMALVLGVILVAVVLFMPAGLPRGRKGTKFSEVFSKSANVNWLSAARVFLFGARDVWFVVGIPIYFYAVLSDGTDQGNRTAFFMIGTFMAVWIMLYGVVQASAPRILRAAVRPEAELIRAARNWAFALFAVPAALTLAVSLSSTPQTWLTVTLVLGLLVFGALFAVNSSLHSYLILAFSQTERVTMDVGFYYMANAGGRLIGTLLSGLTYQIGGLTLVMGTAAIMVLLAAMTSGRLSDPAKEATA; encoded by the coding sequence GTGCGGGAACGACCCGAGGGAACCTCGGCCTATATCGCGGTGACCGCGGCCTATTGGGCCTTCATGCTGACCGATGGCGCGCTGCGGATGCTGGTGCTGCTGCATTTCCACACATTGGGCTTCAGCCCCGTGCAACTGGCCTATCTTTTCATTCTCTACGAATTGGCGGGGATGATCACAAATCTGGCCGCCGGCTGGATCGCGGTTCGCTTCGGTCTGACCTCGACGCTTTACGCCGGGCTGGGATTGCAGGTATTGGCCTTGCTGGCCCTGAGCCAGCTTGATCCCGGCTGGAGCATCGCGGCCTCGGTCGCCTTCGTCATGTCTGTGCAGGGCCTCTCGGGCGTCGCCAAGGATCTTGCCAAGATGTCCGCGAAATCTGCGGTAAAGCTGCTTGCGCCGTCAGGCGACGGGGGGCTGTTTCGCTGGGTGGCCGTCCTGACCGGATCAAAGAACGCGGTGAAGGGCATCGGCTTCCTGCTGGGCGCGGTCCTGCTGGGGGCGCTTGGCTTCGATTGGGCCGTTCTGGCAATGGCCCTTGTTCTGGGGGTGATCCTTGTCGCCGTGGTGCTGTTCATGCCCGCGGGCCTGCCCAGGGGCCGGAAAGGCACCAAGTTTTCCGAAGTGTTCTCGAAATCGGCCAATGTCAACTGGCTGTCCGCGGCGCGGGTTTTCCTGTTCGGCGCGCGCGACGTCTGGTTCGTGGTCGGCATCCCGATCTACTTCTACGCAGTGCTTTCGGACGGCACTGACCAAGGCAACCGCACGGCCTTCTTCATGATCGGCACCTTCATGGCGGTCTGGATCATGCTTTACGGCGTGGTGCAGGCCAGCGCCCCAAGGATCCTGCGCGCCGCTGTCCGGCCCGAGGCAGAGTTGATCCGCGCAGCGCGCAACTGGGCCTTTGCACTGTTCGCCGTGCCTGCCGCGCTGACGTTGGCCGTTTCCCTGTCGTCAACACCCCAGACCTGGCTGACCGTGACGCTGGTTCTGGGCCTGTTGGTTTTCGGCGCGCTCTTTGCGGTGAATTCCTCGCTCCATTCCTATCTGATCCTCGCTTTCTCGCAGACTGAACGGGTCACGATGGATGTGGGCTTTTACTACATGGCCAACGCCGGGGGTCGCCTGATCGGCACGCTTCTGTCCGGTCTGACCTATCAGATCGGCGGTTTGACCCTTGTCATGGGCACGGCCGCGATCATGGTCTTGCTGGCGGCCATGACCTCGGGTCGTCTGAGCGATCCGGCGAAAGAAGCGACGGCATGA